The following coding sequences lie in one Rutidosis leptorrhynchoides isolate AG116_Rl617_1_P2 chromosome 4, CSIRO_AGI_Rlap_v1, whole genome shotgun sequence genomic window:
- the LOC139840243 gene encoding putative methylesterase 12, chloroplastic: MGNRFSCKTKVNNNGSKSSRRIGGGNRSQKKLHTDEELLHMQALSLAIQHHQSSQRFEGSMSRRIGSTSSRRRNNPVSDPTVTDPKQQKQSPEILENVETKKIVLIHGEGFGAWCWYKSIAQLEESGMLPTAIDLTGSGIDLKDTNKVTTLEDYSKPLIDYLENLPEDDKVILVGHSIGGACVSYALEHFQQKISKAIFLCGTMVADGQKPFDVFADQLGSSELFMKESKFLIHGNGKDNPATGFMFEKQQMRGLYFNQSPAKDIALAMVSMRPIPLGPIMQNLSLSKEKYGKGRRFYIQTLEDHFLSPDIQEKLVRENSPEGVFKIKGSDHCPFFSKPQSLHKILLEIAQIA; the protein is encoded by the exons ATGGGTAATCGATTTAGTTGCAAAACGAAAGTTAATAATAATGGGTCAAAAAGTAGTAGGCGAATTGGGGGTGGAAATCGATCACAAAAGAAACTGCATACAGATGAAGAATTATTGCATATGCAAGCTTTATCACTTGCAATTCAACATCATCAATCGTCTCAAAGATTTGAAGGTTCAATGTCTCGCCGGATTGGATCCACTAGTTCCCGTCGCCGGAATAACCCTGTTTCTGATCCGACGGTGACTGACCCTAAACAGCAAAAACAG TCACCCGAGATCTTGGAAAATGTTGAGACCAAGAAAATTGTTTTGATACATGGAGAAGGATTTGGAGCATGGTGCTGGTACAAAAGTATTGCTCAGTTAGAGGAATCAGGCATGCTTCCAACAGCCATTGATCTGACTGGATCCGGTATCGATTTGAAGGACACGAATAAAGTCACTACACTGGAGGACTATTCAAAACCACTAATTGATTATTTGGAAAACTTACCAGAAGATGATAAG GTAATCTTAGTAGGACATAGCATTGGAGGTGCTTGTGTTTCGTATGCGTTGGAGCATTTTCAACAAAAGATTTCCAAAGCAATCTTTTTATGTGGTACTATGGTAGCTGATGGTCAAAAGCCATTTGATGTGTTTGCTGACCAG TTGGGATCTTCAGAACTGTTTATGAAGGAATCCAAGTTCTTAATACACGGAAATGGAAAAGACAATCCTGCAACTGGATTCATGTTCGAGAAGCAACAAATGCGTGGATTATATTTCAATCAGTCTCCTGCAAAg GATATTGCTCTAGCTATGGTTTCAATGAGACCCATCCCACTGGGGCCCATAATGCAAAACCTATCACTATCCAAAGAAAAATACGGGAAGGGGCGTAGGTTCTACATTCAAACACTCGAGGATCACTTCCTCTCACCAGACATTCAAGAAAAACTCGTGAGAGAAAATTCGCCAGAAGGTGTTTTTAAGATCAAAGGTAGTGATCATTGCCCATTCTTCTCTAAGCCGCAGTCGCTGCACAAAATTTTGCTTGAGATCGCTCAAATCGCATAG